The genomic DNA GCGTGATCGACTGCCAGATCTCCCTCGAGGACTCAGTTGCTGTTCGGAACGCGCTGGAGCTCGCCAGGAGCTTCGGTGCTAGGGTCTGGGATAACTCACCATGGCAGATGAAACAACTGGACCAAATTGGGACCGTCGCTGTGAGGAAGTTTGCGGCGGCTGGGATTACCAGTATCGAAGCTTTGGAATCCACTGAGGCGTACCAGATTGATATGACTTTGAGTAGAAACCCACCATTTGGGTCGAAGCTCCTGGCTAGGGTTGCGGAGTTTCCGAAATTGCGAGTATCTGTGAAGATGATAGGGAAGGTATTGGTTCTCTTACGATTATGCACTCGAAATGGGAATGGTGCTGAGCTATTCAATAGGATCGCAAACTCACCAGTTCCGTGAAAGTTCGTTTCAAGGCGGAGGTAGCGTTCATGAACGAGAAAGTACCGACTTTCTTCCAGAGACGTGCTGTCTACGTTTGCTTTTTGGCTGAGACTTCGGACGGTCGTATGATTGACTTCCGTCGTTTGAAGTAAGCCATACTTCGTCGTGACATTTTGCTTTTATGCTAACGCTTGTTACAGTGCCAGTAAGCTTCGGAATTCTCATGAGATACTGTTAAGCGCGGATTTGCAAAGCGTAGAGGAGTATATTGTATGCTATGCAATGTGTGATGACATTGGTAAGTAGACTCCGATAGACTATGGCATCCCTCATTAACGATTAACAGCTGGAACAATGCGGTCTGCGGAGCTCAAGCCTGGCCTTCCGGCATCTCTGTTCCCGGCCTCGTCAGAAGAAAGGACGGAGAGTGAGTCGAGGAAAGAGCCAATAATTAGTGTCACGCGGCCTCGTGGAAATGAGCTTCCCCAAAATGGAGAGTCTTCCAACCAGCCAATCGACATCGATGATTTCTTAGGCGAGATGGACGTAGAGGACATCCTAGAAACAGGTAAATCGCCCTATCTGACAGCCAGTAGAAAGAAGCTAACGACATTGAAGACCAGGAtgttgaggaaaaggatatCGACTGGCCCGTCGTAATCGCAGAAAGCTCACCTCAGAACAAGCCGCATCAACAAGCTCGTAAAAATAGCAAGCCAGAGAAAACGAGGGAGCAAGTCCCCGAAATCGAAGAAGAGCCCGTCCGCCTCGAAAATGGTAAATGGGCGTGTAACCATAAATGCAAAGACAAGAGAACGTAAGCACGGCCTCCTCCCTCGTGCTCGGTACTCAGGACTAATGTTGGCTTAGGTGCAAGCATCTCTGCTGTCGAGATGGGTTGGACAAGCCACCCAAAGCTAGCAAAAAGCAGAATGCAAACGGAAACCAGAAAAAACATGAGCCCAACCAGTTGAAGCTGTCAGCCAGTATGGCTAAGAAGGGCGCGTCCGCAGGTCGAGAGGACAAGGAGGACAAGTCTAATACAAGAAGCGCGCAAGTACAGTCGGTGAAGCCGACTCTGGAGTCGACATTCACGCAGGTGGAATCGACAGACCCTCTTGCTATGCCTTCGGGAGTAAAGAGGATGCAGTCTTCCAGCGATTACGGGGGCGATGATTTTGACGATCTACCTTCTCCATCGGCACTATTGAATGGAAACGTTAGCATTGAAACGGACGATTCGAttaaagaaaaggagaacgCTCGAGAGGAAAAACAATTTGAGAAGAGCGTCTTCGACTGGGATGATTGGATTGAGATCGACGACCCGGTCGAACCTCTCACCCCAAAGCAGAACGAAACGAACACGCTTCAACAAATCGACTTGACGAGTCAATCCCCCAACACACTTGTActatctggagaagaaatggattcagACAGCCGAGTCCTGTGCTCATTCCATGATGTCGAAGGTTACCAGCCATCAAAGCGGACCATACCGTTTGTGGACGAAAATAGACCTCCCCTCAAACGAACTAAGACGAATACACAGTGCGAATCCTTCCCTTTATACCACGGACAAGGAGAAATAGCCTTGGTTGAGCGGAACGGGACGAATCCCGGTCCCAGAACCGACAAACCGACCAGTTCGCCAAAGGATTGGGAAGACATCGACCCATTGCTGCTGGATGAGTTCAAAGATATTGTCAATTTCTTCTGACATTTTACAAGGATATTACTGTGCTACTTAGATCGTGGGAGCTGGACTGATTTAGATATGATTTGCTTCTGTCTTTTGTTTTGATTTCTTTTAGATATTCTTAGACAGCCCTAATGAAAGTTCTTGCTGGAACAAATAGAGTATAAAGCATCAGTGAATGAAAGATAATATAATTCATAACCAGTATAAAGCACAGCTATTCACTGTATGCCCCTCACAGACTGTTTGTCTTTTGTCATCTATattctctcctttctcttccctccaCCCACAAAGGCAAATATAAAGGCCACCCCAGGCCCTGTCTgtaaaaaaggaaaacatcCTCCCTTCTTCTATTATAATCTTAATCATCAGAAGCAACTGAGTAAGTCTGgctcttttctcttgtttttcTAGTGTTGGGAAACCCAGATTCCCTTTTCACATCCTTTTTTGTTCTCCTTCCACCTCCATCAACTTGCACTATTTCGTGATTTTCCTAATTTCTTCTCACTTAGCAATCTCAAAGAAAGGAACTTGTTTGTCTATCAGTTTGTTGGGTATATAAACCTCTTTCTctattgaagagaagaaaaacagaGGTTTGCTATGAGAAGCAATGAGATGAATCCTGTTTCTTGCGACTTTGCCTCAACTATGGTCTACTGCAAAGGTGAACTGGCACTGACAACTATGGCGCTTATAGGTTGCTGTGACAATTTTTGCGATTATCTTCCAAGATGGGCAAGTTGAATTATTCAGCTGTGAGTACAAGCACTTCTTTCTGTTGGACGTCGACGGCTAACCTGTTGATAGCGAAAGATCGACGGCGTCAAGGCCGCGCAGGTGGTTGTTAGGGACTTGGTAAGTTCCTTAgtcttcttttctccatTACGACAGTAAGTTAACTAAGATAGAAAAAACGAATCACTCCTGGCTCCGGCGCCCGAAACACCTCCCGCGATCCAATCCTCGAACTTGACGTCAGTGACAAAAACCTAACCGACACCGGCTTTGCCGAAGTCATCGACGCCCTCCTTGAATGCATGAAGTACCGTGACACAGAGCACCCCGACGGCGCCGCCAAACTCACTGAGCTACACCTCTCTGGCAACCAACTGACCATCATGTCGTTGGAGAAGCTGGGCGAGGTGGTTGAGCTCAGTTCTGGGGATCTACGCGAGTTGGATATTTCTCGGAATGCGATTGATATTCGTGGCGATGATGATCAGGGGAAGGGGATTTGGCTGGAGTTTTTGAAGGCGTTTGCGGGGTGCTATGTGCTCAAGAAGCTGGATTTGGGGATGAATCGGTTGGGGATTGCGGGGATCGAGCTGCTGTCGAGGGTTTATACGCGGAGTGATCTTGATTTCttcgaagaggaagacgaggaggagattGTTGTCGAGGAGATGGCGACGTTGGATGTCAATGAGAAGGAGAATGACCGTGGTCGTTCGAAGAAGTCGCCTAAGGGTAAGGCGAGGCAGAACGGTAAGCCGCTTTCGAACTCAATCATATAGATACCGAGCTAATATAATTCCAGGTACCATCGCTACTTCCGGTCCTTCCACTACAAAGACTGTGAGCCCTGCCGACCTGAAACGCTACGCCTGTACCAGAGGCTTACGCTCTGTGCCGTACATTATCCTCTCAAACATCTCGTTGACTACTGGTGCTGccatccatctgaccagcATGATTCTCGCCCATCGAAATCCCGAGCAGCTGCTCCCGTATCTCCCCCCAGGCAAAATGCCCCCTTTTCCCGACACCGACGGCCGATGCAACGGTCTAATCTGGCTCCCCAACGACAGCCTAAGCGACCTGGGCCACAAGATGCTTGACTCAGCCGAGACGCTTCGTCAGTTTGCCTCCGAAATGCTTCCCGAGGAAGATCAGGCCCATCGGGAGGGAAGGCTTCCCCGCGATCTGGAAGGGGTTAATTTGATGGATTTTATGGAACAGCGCCGTCAGCACACAAAGCTGAACGTCGAGTACACCCGTATCATCAAGCGTGCACGAATCGAAGCTCTAAGGATGGAGGGTGTGCATGCTGCGGAACTTTGGGGTGCTGCATTGCAGATGATTACCATGGCTCGTACGTTGTTGATGGATGGTTCCAAGCGTGATGCAGAGGAACAGTCTGAGTCAGAGAATGAGCAGGAGAACGTCCCACCTGCGTTGTCTGACCCTGAGCCCGTCCCGACACAGAACGGGGGGCTTGTGTCCACCTCTGCGTCTTCTAATCGTACTTCGATCAGCATGTCTCGCTTTACGTTGCACACGCCGGCGCAGACTCAGCCAGTGGCTCCTTCGAATTCTGTCCTTGGAAGCAGCAGGACATACGCTCCCTTGAACTACTACGCGATTGAACACGAACGTTTGTTGCCGTCGTATCCCATTCATACACCGCAAACTATGCCAGGTGCCTATCCAAACTGCGACCATGCGTTCACTACTAGTTCCGTGGGTGGACCCTGGTCTTTGGATCCCGTGTCAGGTATTTTGTATGACGAACGAGGCCGCCCTGCGAACCTTCATAGCCAGGAATACATCCAAACAAGCAATTACGAAGCCTACGTCTACTCAGCGTCTGTCGACCCGGAGCCCACCCCAAAGGGCCCGTTCCAGCCAGGCGGTGCGACATTCGATGTCAATTTCCCTGCTCTGGGAAATACTGCTGCTAACAAGGGACCTGCATCTGGACCTGAACCCATCGAGCCTCCggtgaaggagaagattCCTGTTACGCCTCCCCAGCCCCAACGAAGCCAACAGCAACGGCACCAGCGACAGAAGTCCAGAGCGGAGCATACGAACCGCACGAATGAGAAACGTACTTCCGCCCAAGGGCAAGAGAAACCCCGGAATCTATTCCACAGACTCCCCTTGCGCGTCAACTGTCAGATTATCGCGCGCAGAGCCGGTGCGGAGGGTATCCTTAGCCTCGCGCAGCAGGAACGACTTGTCAAGTACGCTACTGACTGGAATTCTATTGCTGCTGAGATGAGAGCACAGGGAGCTGAAGAACATCAGCAGATCTGGAAGATTCTGGATTCTGTTAACTGCTTTACTtactcttctttgtcttaGATGTGAGGGGTATGGTTTGCGTGTCGTGGTTGGGTTTGAAGGATTTCTTTCTCCTATTCTCTTTGTTAGAGTGAACATGTTTCATCTATGACCAAGTGAAGCTATGAGGTGCTGTTTGAAGGAAAGAATGGCTCTCTCTTCTGTTTGGCTTACTTGACAAAGAACATATGAATGTACTTAGTTTCCAGATACAGAAGAGATCTAGACCCAATCCTCCATTCTCAATTGACTTGAAAGTAGTCGAAATGAGGGCACGTGGAAACATCCGAAAATCCCCCGCAATCAAACCCCTCCGCCACCAAAACCAAACTAGAACCACGAACCAAATTTCCCACTTCCACGGATCAgcttttctcttgtttttcttttcagtGCCACTCGGGTATCAAGATCTAAAAGAGGATCTCAGGCTTAAACTCTACAGAGGAATCGATATCGTCCATCGCAACAACAATGAACATGGTGCGGGCAAAGCGACAAAACACAGCGCCCTTGGAGGACACATCCGTGGCGCCAGCGACATTCAACGACGGCCTTCCTTTGCCAAAGCTGATCGCGTTCGATTTGGATTACACCCTGTGGCCGTTCTGGGTAGACACACATGTCAGCGCGCCCGTGAAGCCCCGCGATAACAATTCGCGCTGTGTGGATAAGTATGCTCCCCTCATCCCCATGATATTGTCATTCTAGCAGCTGCTAACAATAGACAGATGGGGTGAGTCCTACGCCTTCTATCCGGCCGTCTCTTCCATAATCCACGCCTGCAAAACCCGCTCCATCCCCCTCGCCCTCGCATCGCGAACCTGCGCCCCCGACCTCGCGCGCGACCTCCTCAAAGCCCTCCACATAATCCCCACCTTCACCGACAACCCAGCAGCCAACAAAACACGCACCCTCCGCGCGCTCGAGTACTTCGACTACGTGCAGATCTTCCCGGCGACCAAGACGCAGCACTTCGCACGGATTCACCAGGCGAGCGGGGTTGCGTATGAAGATATGTTGttttttgatgatgaggcACGGAATCGGAATGTTGAGACGGAGTTGGGGGTTACGTTTACGTTGGTTAGGGATGGGATGACGAGGGAAGAGGTTGATCGGGGAGTTTTGGCttggagaaagaggaatggGATTAAGCCGGGGCAGAGGAAGGATGAAGAGTAATTGCTTTTATGGGGATATTATAGACTCTTGTTTTGTATATATGTTTGACGTGAGATACCCATGTGGGAATTGAGTGCCGTGGTACGAGATTGATATGCCCAAGATTCATATCTTTATCCTTCTCCGACTCCGCAACCTCCGCTCCGCAACTTCACCACGACACGACACGACAACATCACCAACATCACTACTATCACACAAACATCCTCGGAATTGAAGAAAACGAAAATGGACCACCGACCATCCCAATACCTCAAACCCCCCTCCACCCATCCCCACGCCCACTCCCAACACCGCACTCCCACAACCTCATCCTCACCGCGAGCCCCAGTAACCGCCCACCCAACCGCCATAATCGCAGACACAGTCGTCTTCCAAGGAACTCACCCGATAGCCATCGGCGCAGAAACAGTCATACATCCACGCACCCGTGTATACTCTTTCGACGGCCCCGTGATCATCGGCGAGGGATGCATAATCAGTGAGAAGAGCACGATTGGTGCCGCGCCGCTGTCTTCACCGGTATCTTCGCCTACGATTGGGGGACCAAGTCCAGCAGGAGGGAGGGATGGGGTACCTACGCGTATCTCGCATAGCGTAACTATCGCCCCGCTCGCGACAGTTCTCCCAGGCGCACATATCCACTCTTCCGTTACAATCGATAGTCTGGCAACCATCGACCGCCGCGCGAATATCGGTGCGCACTCGAAAGTCTGTGCTACATGCCATGTTCCCGCCAAGGCTTCGATTAGGGATTGGACGGTTGTTTGGGGGTCTGGAGCTGGGTTTGggcagaggaggaagagggctaCGAAGGCTGCTAGAAATGCGGGGTCGGTGCAGGGGCAGGGGCAAGGGCAGGTGCTGGAGGGAAAGGTGATTGAGGATGCGAGGTTGGTGGTTCtgaagaaggagagggaggcgTTGGTTAAGCTGATTGGGGCTTCGGCGGCTGGatcggggaggaggaggtgatGCCGTTTTGATTTGCTGAATGCTCGATTTATGATACCACTCTTTCTGTCTTTCTGTTCATATACCCAGTCATAGCATGAAATAATGCACTTGGATGAGCCTACAAAAGGATTCAAGTATAATACATCCAAAAAGTCTCCTTGGTTTCAATTTGGAGAATGATAATTAGTACATGCAACCAGAACCCAAGCACAAATGCCATAAATCACGTAAGCCACAAAGGAAATAACTTGAAGATTTTTAGTTCGGAAAACGCAAATCAACACACATTCGCAAGCAAATaatagaagagaaggaagaacaGAAAATATTAAGAGAAAAAAGCTTCAGAAATGCAACACATCAAGATCCCCGATTCCCATGTCCACCACCTCTCATTCTCTTTCCGCCTTCATGACCAGCATCAGCTCCATCTTCTCTGGCACGCTTGTTACCCTGCGGAACGAACTGGCGAGCACCGGCGTTCAAATTACCCCGGTTGGCTTGTCCGCCCTGAGCAGCGTTGGCATTCTGCACATTTTGGTTCCCGCCACGACCAGCGCCTCCGCCACGTCCACCACGGTTACGAGGAATTCCAGTACCACGCTGGCCCTGTCCTTGGGggggttgttgctgctgctgctcgtTTTGCTGCGCGTGCTGCTGTTGGCTGCCGCCACGTCCACCGCCGCGGCCTCCGCCCCTGGCAACAGGGAGACCAGACTGGAGAGCTCTAAGAACGCCAGGAGCAGCATTGCCTTGTGGTGGCTTATTGGGCAAGTTCTGCTGTTGCTTGTTTTGAACCTGGCCAAACGGGTTCGGGAGGGTTCCTGCTTGAGGGGCGGTTGCATCTGCCGGTGGTTGCTGAATTTGAGGTTGTTGTGCGTCCTCTTGGATCTGGCCCTCTTCCGCAGGTGGTGCGGGCGCGGGCGTCGGTGCAGGTGCAGGTACAGATGCAGCTTGTTGCGGCTGCTGAGATTGAGGTGGCTGCTGAGGTTGCTGAACCTgcggctgttgctgctgtggcGGTCGTTGCTGTTGAGCTGCCGCTGGCGAAGGCGCCGGTTGAGCAGCAGGCGCCGCTTGCGCAGCCTGTCCAGGAGATGCTGCGACAGAAGGCTTGGCTCCTTGTACTTgggcagcaggagcaggtcgTGCCGTCTTGGCCACTTCCCACACTTCCACGACAGGCTTCTGAGGGGTCTCATTGGCTGCCTTCTGGACGACATCGATCTTGGCGTTTGCAGTACGGAACCGGGTATCAAGCATGCTAATCCGAGCCAGAGACTTCTTGTCCGCGAGCTCGACTGCAGACTTAACCTTTTCCTCCAGGTTCTCGTCGTGAGACTTCTTGAGCGCGTCTCTTTCGTCGCTGAACTTCTTCTCCATGGCGGAGATGGCCTCCTGGTTGGGCTCAGCAGATGGctgtggctgctgctgctgctgttgctgcgcACCCTggttcttctctttctccttggCCATCATATTCCGAATGTTGTTCCGAATGATCGTCCGGATTGTTTCGTTCTTCGCAACCAGTTCTCTTGCTTGGGCATCGGTCAAGTCCGGAATTCCTCCTTCAGTTTTCGATGGCGTCGAGGGAGGCTGCTCAATCTTCGGTCCTGGGGTTCCAGGTTCCTGTTGAGGAGTTTGCTGCTGAGCGGCAGCCGTCAACCTCTCCACCTCCTGCTTGTGCACGGCCTTAATTTCAGCCAATTTGTTGTTGTACAtctccttcaacttctccgtACGTTCCTTAAGCTTGGCATCGTGCTCGGCATCTTTCGAGGCTATGATAGCATCCTTCTCAGCCAGGGCAGCCTCAAGACGCTGTATCTTCTCCTCAAGAGCCTTTGCCCTTTCGTCATCTGTGGCAACAGCAACTGGAGTGGCGGATGTAGGGAACTGGGACGCGGGTGTCGAGTTGACGTTGCCGCCTGCTTCAGGTGCCGGAGCGGCCGGTTCTGCTGGCGCGGTTTCTCCGGCAGCTGGTGCAGTCTGTGTAGTTGGGACAGAAGGTGTCTCTCCAATCTTAGACTTGAGCTCGTTCAGCTCATTTCTCGTAGTCGTCAATTCTGCTTGGAtggtctccttctcctccaccaCGGTGTTGAGTTCCGCCTGCTTGGCATGGATTCGGCCAGTCAGTTCCTTCGAGCGAGCCTTGAATTGTTCTGTAAGTTTGGCTCGCAACTCTGTTATTCTGTCTTCGGCCTGCTTGAGTTGTTCGGGGAATGATGTTGCCTGTTCCTGCAGGGTGTCGCGCACCGTAACAGCTTCGTCGCGTGCTGTAACGGCCTCGTCACGCTCCTTCTCCAATGCCACAAGTTGCTCCTTCAAACCCTCCATCTCAGCAGGGTCAACACGGTCGTACTTTTGCAAGATGTTCTGGGTACGCTGTTGCCAACGGTCCCGGTCTCCCTGCAGAAGCGACATCTCTCCGTCCTTGGTTTCGACAACATTCTCCAGTTCCCGGACCCGAGTTTCAAGAGGCGAGATCTGCTGTACTAGTTCATCGACACGAGCAGACTTCTCTTGCAAGGAGGATTCAGCCTGCTTGACTTGGTTGCGTAGGGTGACACTACTCTCGCGAAAGAGGTTCAGTTCGTTGAGGGTTTCCATGAGCTTGTTGTGGCTCAGAGCAGTATGCTCACTGTCAGTGGCAGCACGGCGTTGCTGTTCGAGCTTGAGACGTGTCTCGTCAAGTTGCGACTGAGTGTAGTCGAGCTGCTGACGCAAGCGCTTGCTCTCCTGCGTAGACAGATGGTATTGTACATCGACAATCTCCTTCTCCCGACGCAAGAACTTGATAACTTCCTGAAGACCCTCAAGGTTCGGGGCAGCATCCTGATCATCCTCGCCCTCCGGAATGTTGGCGCGGTCACGCTGCAAAGCGGAAATTTGGTTGGTGATATTCTCGAGTTGGTTGTGGAGCAATGAGTTCTGGTGTAGGACTTCTTCGCGGCGCTTCTGCAGCTCAGTGATCTCGCTTTCATATCTATCCTTGATCTCATTCCAACTCTGCTCCTTCTGGGAGAGATCCTTCTTGTATGTCTCGGACTGAGTTCTCATTTCGACCACCTCGAGCTTCAATTGGCTGGCTTCGGAACGAACGATCTGTAGGTTTTTCGCAGCCTCAGCGTGCTTGACCAATTCGCTTTCGTAGTTTTGCTGGGCATGCTGAGAGATCTCGGCCTGGGCCTTGAGGTCTTCTTGGTGGAACTGCGCGGCAGCAACTTGGCGTTCATTTTCGTCCTTCAGTCGCGTAATCTCTGTTTCGAAGTGGGTTTTCTGCTCCTCCAAGCGACGGGAAGCATCGCCCTGTTCATCGCGGAGCTTAGAAAGTTCAGAGTTAGTTGTGGAAAGCTCAGTGCTAATCTCTTCGATCCGCTTCTCAAGGTCTCGaatcttctcatccttctccttgaGGTGATTCTCAGTCTCCTCGCGGTATTGCTCGTCCGTTTCGGTGACGGACTGCAAGCGTTCTTCGGTCGACTGGCTGATCGCCTTGTAGTCTTCAACCTGCTCCTTGGCGTGTTCGAGTTCTCCCCTAGCCAGGTCCAAGTCACGTTTGAGTTCAGCCACTTGAATTCCCAGTTCCTGTTCGCGCGTCAAGTCGGAGTCCAGCGCGCCTGGTTCGGGAGCTGCAGGGACCTCAGCTGGTGCAGCAGCGGAGATGCTAGGCTTCTTAGACTGCAAGACCTGGAGACGTTCTTCGGCACTCCGGTGCTCGACAGTTAACTCATCGACACGGGCCTGCAGATGGTCTCTTGTCGTCTTGGTGGCGACCAATTCCTCGCGAACGGAACTCAGGCTCGTC from Aspergillus chevalieri M1 DNA, chromosome 1, nearly complete sequence includes the following:
- a CDS encoding putative filament-forming protein (Tpr/p270) (COG:U;~EggNog:ENOG410QDMI;~InterPro:IPR012929;~PFAM:PF07926;~go_process: GO:0006606 - protein import into nucleus [Evidence IEA]), with the protein product MATATVELSYLSSHYSIPESTLSTLTQAPTVELVNQLLESITKKAHQFDELNSDKLRLEVELENAVRSTDSKIKVLKNSVEKGHAEVEETRKKLHESENSRSSLESEIATLKSSSTSNESEASSLKSRISSLEASNRDTLSLLESKTAAYDKLAEELSTQHKKTIELRRELSTAEQNLQSANSSSASARFREQSLQQELELTKKNNEWFETELKTKSAEYLKFRKEKSARISELQRENEEANANIDSMRRSENNLKSRLDEVEQRYEESLSSIQQLKEEAIQAAESFRIELDSANRLAELQGSSAETAKQRVQECQLALEKAKDDAAEEISRLRVEIETEHSDKEAAERRVAELEMTLSQLESEGPVSRRSMSPAPRGLNGGPSTPVRSGTPVGAFSPRTSRTKGGLTLTQMYTEYDKMRTLLAAEQKTSQELRSTLDEMVQDLESSKPEIDELRTDHTRLENAVVEMSNILESAGKERDDATKEARKWQGQVEGLAREGDILRQQLRDLSSQVKVLVLEVAFMKEGEVYDREELEKIARNEIDESTAELSPTGRFISRNLTTFKDLYDLQEQNVTLRRMLRELGDKMEGAEAREQDAVRQQEQEELKELRIRVQTYRDEIANLVAQTKSYVKERDTFRSMLTRRRQTVGDYSSAFSQSLPLGAVPPGGEDQSGPDYAELLRKVQAHFDNFREESATDHSALRQQVNELSRKNSELMSEISRSSSQLAAASQRAELLQSNFNMLKSENSELQKRYGTLFENANRQDLRTQQAAEDLVEAKGLVDSLQRESANLKAEKELWKSIERRLIEDNETLRNERSRLDGLNANLQTMMNERDHTDSENRRRLQLSVETLESELQSTKRKLNDEVEESKKAGLRREYEHEQSQKRIDDLVTSLSSVREELVATKTTRDHLQARVDELTVEHRSAEERLQVLQSKKPSISAAAPAEVPAAPEPGALDSDLTREQELGIQVAELKRDLDLARGELEHAKEQVEDYKAISQSTEERLQSVTETDEQYREETENHLKEKDEKIRDLEKRIEEISTELSTTNSELSKLRDEQGDASRRLEEQKTHFETEITRLKDENERQVAAAQFHQEDLKAQAEISQHAQQNYESELVKHAEAAKNLQIVRSEASQLKLEVVEMRTQSETYKKDLSQKEQSWNEIKDRYESEITELQKRREEVLHQNSLLHNQLENITNQISALQRDRANIPEGEDDQDAAPNLEGLQEVIKFLRREKEIVDVQYHLSTQESKRLRQQLDYTQSQLDETRLKLEQQRRAATDSEHTALSHNKLMETLNELNLFRESSVTLRNQVKQAESSLQEKSARVDELVQQISPLETRVRELENVVETKDGEMSLLQGDRDRWQQRTQNILQKYDRVDPAEMEGLKEQLVALEKERDEAVTARDEAVTVRDTLQEQATSFPEQLKQAEDRITELRAKLTEQFKARSKELTGRIHAKQAELNTVVEEKETIQAELTTTRNELNELKSKIGETPSVPTTQTAPAAGETAPAEPAAPAPEAGGNVNSTPASQFPTSATPVAVATDDERAKALEEKIQRLEAALAEKDAIIASKDAEHDAKLKERTEKLKEMYNNKLAEIKAVHKQEVERLTAAAQQQTPQQEPGTPGPKIEQPPSTPSKTEGGIPDLTDAQARELVAKNETIRTIIRNNIRNMMAKEKEKNQGAQQQQQQQPQPSAEPNQEAISAMEKKFSDERDALKKSHDENLEEKVKSAVELADKKSLARISMLDTRFRTANAKIDVVQKAANETPQKPVVEVWEVAKTARPAPAAQVQGAKPSVAASPGQAAQAAPAAQPAPSPAAAQQQRPPQQQQPQVQQPQQPPQSQQPQQAASVPAPAPTPAPAPPAEEGQIQEDAQQPQIQQPPADATAPQAGTLPNPFGQVQNKQQQNLPNKPPQGNAAPGVLRALQSGLPVARGGGRGGGRGGSQQQHAQQNEQQQQQPPQGQGQRGTGIPRNRGGRGGGAGRGGNQNVQNANAAQGGQANRGNLNAGARQFVPQGNKRAREDGADAGHEGGKRMRGGGHGNRGS